A DNA window from Flavobacteriales bacterium contains the following coding sequences:
- a CDS encoding ABC transporter ATP-binding protein: MKSFLKVIAYLKPYTGLAGLNILFNVLFTVFSLFSLVILIPFLDTIFDTGATIESHLSAVRPAFELTKDALLGNLNYFIGQIIGDVDKSTQLFRLCIIIVSIFLLKNMCRYFAMFFLAPIRNNVIRDLRSDIYNKILILPLSYYSNERQGDLLSRMTIDVQEVEHGVVSTLEVLFRDVLTIMVSLTVMIMFSAELTMFVFFVLPISGVLISFLAKSLRRTANKGQKEMGNLMSIFQESVAGLRIIKAFVAGDFSRAKFGSSNDQYAQFMTKALRKKDFSSPLTEFLGIGTLSVVLWYGGGIVLKGGDDVLRASEFIAYIAIFSQIIPPAKTLTGAFFRIVKGMSSLDRINEILDIEIKIDENKEGVSIKEFNSKIEYNNISFAYDKETVLEDVSFEISKGKTIALVGPSGGGKSTLADLLPRFHDVQSGEIKVDGVALQDYSLKDLRRLIGVVTQESILFNDSIFNNIAFGINNPNKEKVIEAAKIANAHDFIMEMEDGYNSNIGDRGNKLSGGQRQRMSIARAIMKNPPILVLDEATSALDSESEKLVQDALHKLMKNRTSLVIAHRLSTIQNADEILVIKDGNVEERGSHDDLLKNEGHYKKMFDLQTFE, from the coding sequence ATGAAAAGCTTTTTAAAAGTAATAGCATATCTAAAGCCGTATACCGGATTAGCAGGGTTGAATATTCTTTTCAATGTTCTGTTTACGGTATTCTCGTTATTCTCATTGGTTATTCTTATTCCATTCCTTGATACAATTTTTGATACAGGGGCGACGATAGAAAGCCATTTATCCGCAGTACGTCCAGCTTTTGAGCTGACAAAAGATGCATTACTGGGTAATCTTAATTATTTCATTGGTCAAATAATAGGCGATGTGGATAAATCAACACAGTTATTTAGGTTGTGCATTATTATCGTAAGTATTTTTCTTTTGAAGAACATGTGTAGATATTTTGCCATGTTCTTTTTAGCACCTATCCGGAACAATGTGATTAGAGATTTAAGGTCGGACATATATAATAAGATATTGATATTGCCTTTATCCTATTATAGTAACGAAAGACAAGGAGACTTGCTTTCGCGTATGACGATTGATGTACAAGAAGTAGAACATGGTGTTGTAAGTACCTTGGAAGTTCTTTTTCGAGATGTGCTTACAATCATGGTATCTCTAACCGTTATGATAATGTTTAGTGCTGAGCTAACGATGTTCGTTTTTTTTGTGCTTCCAATAAGTGGAGTGCTAATTTCTTTTCTTGCAAAGAGTTTAAGGCGAACAGCCAATAAGGGTCAGAAAGAGATGGGAAATCTAATGTCGATTTTTCAAGAATCGGTAGCTGGATTAAGGATTATTAAGGCTTTTGTTGCTGGAGATTTTAGTAGAGCAAAGTTTGGAAGTTCTAACGACCAGTATGCTCAATTTATGACTAAGGCTTTACGTAAAAAAGATTTCTCTTCTCCACTTACTGAGTTCTTGGGCATAGGTACTCTATCTGTTGTGCTTTGGTATGGTGGAGGAATTGTTCTTAAAGGTGGAGACGATGTATTAAGAGCGTCGGAATTTATTGCATATATCGCCATATTCTCACAAATTATTCCTCCTGCGAAAACACTTACAGGGGCTTTCTTTAGGATAGTGAAAGGCATGTCGTCTTTAGATAGGATAAACGAAATTTTGGATATTGAAATTAAGATTGATGAGAATAAAGAGGGGGTTTCCATCAAAGAGTTTAATTCAAAAATAGAGTACAATAACATCAGCTTTGCTTACGATAAAGAAACCGTATTGGAAGATGTTAGTTTCGAAATTAGCAAAGGGAAAACGATTGCTTTGGTTGGTCCTTCTGGCGGAGGTAAGTCTACTCTTGCCGATTTATTACCTAGGTTTCATGATGTTCAAAGTGGGGAGATTAAAGTTGATGGCGTTGCTCTACAAGATTATAGTTTGAAAGATTTACGACGTCTAATTGGAGTGGTAACACAAGAGTCTATTCTATTCAACGATTCTATTTTTAACAATATCGCCTTTGGAATAAACAACCCGAATAAGGAAAAAGTTATTGAAGCAGCCAAGATTGCCAATGCACACGATTTCATTATGGAGATGGAAGATGGCTATAATTCCAATATTGGAGATAGAGGTAATAAGTTATCAGGCGGACAAAGACAACGAATGAGTATAGCCAGAGCGATAATGAAGAATCCTCCGATTCTTGTATTAGATGAGGCTACTTCGGCATTAGATTCCGAATCAGAGAAGTTGGTTCAGGATGCGTTACATAAATTGATGAAGAACCGAACATCGTTAGTTATAGCGCATAGGTTATCTACAATTCAGAATGCAGATGAAATACTTGTTATTAAGGATGGCAATGTAGAAGAAAGAGGTTCTCACGACGATCTCTTGAAAAACGAAGGGCATTATAAGAAAATGTTTGATTTACAAACATTCGAATAA
- a CDS encoding aryl-sulfate sulfotransferase — protein sequence MSSKLSLLVVFFLNSILVFGEVEFNYFSPVSNASFVSSETSIILRISERLDVSTLDNNSIQVVGSESGTHDLTIELIQNGHTVIAKLDVALLPCETVSLSTTDQILTTEGESVKPIGHWFTVSCRSDEFDALHGLVDEEEDEIESAGILKSLVVPANFPKVKVNVNTNPAPGYVFVTSTNANGKYLMILNNDGSPHYYEETIGFNASDFKKLTASKFGYAKGSEDKYYILDLQYAIVDEFMAGNGYAMDIHEFEIMPNGNALILIYDDQIVDMSAIVTGGQANATVKGIVIQEIDSLTKNVVWEWKSWDHFAITDNDEDDLTMNQVNPFHTNSIEYNNGNVYLSSKRLDEITKIDHATGNILWRMGGGQMNQFTLIGDTAWFCDNHDARVLPNGNITIFDNGTCHELSFAKEYEIDENAMTATLVWSYAHPEGMYSGNRGNAQRLSNGNTLISWGGGGTIADDAANVSEVESDGTLVYEMVIDSVDDNVSYRAFRFEWNGLGLPTSNKEQVMLPMKVIVYPSPGDGVFYIKVTDDENANVETTVFDELGRMVATVKVKGMYGEVDLTGHSPGIYFFQTSTKSGMVVNRVVLTD from the coding sequence ATGTCAAGCAAGTTATCTCTCTTAGTAGTATTCTTTTTAAATTCTATCCTTGTTTTCGGTGAGGTAGAATTTAATTACTTCTCTCCAGTTTCAAATGCAAGTTTTGTTTCAAGTGAGACCTCCATCATTCTTAGAATAAGTGAGCGATTAGATGTATCCACATTGGATAACAACAGTATCCAGGTAGTTGGNAGTGAAAGCGGGACGCATGATTTAACTATAGAGCTAATCCAAAATGGACACACTGTGATTGCTAAGTTGGATGTGGCATTGCTGCCATGTGAAACGGTGAGTTTAAGTACTACAGATCAAATATTAACGACAGAAGGAGAATCTGTAAAACCCATTGGGCATTGGTTTACTGTTTCATGTAGATCAGATGAGTTTGATGCTCTTCACGGCCTTGTTGATGAAGAAGAGGACGAGATAGAGTCTGCTGGAATATTAAAATCGTTGGTAGTGCCTGCCAACTTTCCTAAAGTTAAAGTGAATGTAAATACCAACCCGGCGCCAGGTTATGTTTTCGTTACATCTACTAATGCAAATGGGAAATACCTTATGATTTTAAACAATGATGGATCTCCACATTATTATGAAGAAACAATCGGCTTTAATGCGAGTGATTTTAAAAAATTAACGGCATCTAAATTTGGTTATGCCAAAGGATCAGAAGATAAATATTACATACTTGACTTGCAATATGCAATAGTAGATGAGTTTATGGCTGGTAATGGATATGCAATGGATATTCATGAATTTGAAATAATGCCGAATGGAAATGCATTGATTCTTATTTACGATGATCAAATCGTGGATATGAGCGCTATTGTTACAGGAGGGCAAGCTAATGCAACAGTAAAAGGGATTGTTATACAAGAGATAGATTCACTCACAAAAAATGTAGTTTGGGAATGGAAAAGCTGGGATCACTTCGCTATAACAGATAATGATGAAGATGATTTAACCATGAATCAGGTAAACCCATTTCATACAAATTCTATCGAATATAATAATGGAAATGTTTATCTGTCGTCGAAAAGATTAGATGAGATAACAAAGATTGATCACGCTACAGGAAATATTTTGTGGAGAATGGGTGGTGGTCAAATGAATCAGTTTACACTTATTGGAGATACGGCTTGGTTTTGCGATAATCACGATGCACGTGTATTGCCAAATGGGAACATTACAATTTTCGATAACGGAACTTGTCATGAATTATCTTTTGCAAAGGAATATGAGATTGATGAAAATGCTATGACCGCAACGTTAGTTTGGAGTTATGCTCATCCGGAGGGAATGTATTCAGGCAATAGAGGAAATGCGCAACGTCTTTCCAATGGTAATACCTTAATTTCTTGGGGAGGTGGTGGTACAATAGCAGATGATGCTGCTAACGTTAGTGAAGTTGAAAGTGATGGCACATTGGTGTATGAAATGGTAATTGATAGCGTAGATGATAATGTTTCATACAGAGCCTTTAGATTCGAATGGAATGGCCTAGGCTTACCTACAAGCAACAAAGAGCAAGTGATGTTGCCTATGAAAGTTATTGTGTATCCTAGTCCGGGAGATGGGGTCTTTTATATAAAAGTAACCGACGATGAGAATGCCAATGTAGAAACGACAGTATTCGATGAATTGGGTAGAATGGTGGCAACTGTTAAAGTAAAAGGGATGTATGGAGAAGTGGATCTAACTGGACATTCACCCGGAATATACTTTTTTCAAACAAGCACCAAAAGCGGAATGGTAGTTAACAGAGTTGTCTTAACTGACTAA